A window of Mytilus edulis chromosome 10, xbMytEdul2.2, whole genome shotgun sequence contains these coding sequences:
- the LOC139490951 gene encoding putative inhibitor of apoptosis, whose protein sequence is MLSTMNRLNIHDHHRGYDEVPQHPLDRLEPLRNSETRRKNTFDRWPRDALISCNDLIKDGFYYLGVSDKVQCAFCGGVLSGWQRGDSVHDEHKRHFGQCPKVRDDIVSDDENDLETDGRGYFDESDKEDYTQQDSHVYEPHNFGCQNEQTDLVEKSKPVPKVYNSKYSLYSQRLESYVNWPIDHHLKPDELASAGLYYKGSGDKCQCFLCGGILEEWDKGDIPTVEHKKWFAKCYNSIDD, encoded by the exons atgctttcaacaatgaacagaCTGAATATACATGATCACCATAGGGGATATGATGAGGTACCACAGCATCCTTTAGACAGATTAGAACCTTTGAGAAATAGTGAAACAAGAAGAAAAAACACTTTTGATAGATGGCCAAGAGATGCATTAATCAGTTGTAATGATTTGATTAAAGATGGATTTTATTACTTGGGAGTGAGTGATAAAGTTCAGTGTGCATTCTGTGGGGGAGTATTAAGTGGGTGGCAGAGAGGTGATAGTGTTCATGATGAACATAAAAGACATTTTGGGCAGTGTCCAAAGGTGAGGGATGATATTGTGAGTGATGATGAAAATGACCTTGAGACTGATGGTAGGGGATATTTTGATGAGAGTGACAAAGAAGATTATACACAGCAAGATTCACATGTTTATGAACCACATAATTTTGGATGTCAGAATGAACAAACAGATCTGGTGGAAAAATCTAAACCTGTGCCAAAGgtttataattcaaaatattcattgtatAGTCAAAGATTGGAAAGTTATGTAAATTGGCCAATTGATCATCATCTAAAACCTGATGAACTAGCATCTGCAGGACTATATTACAAAG GATCAGGGGATAAGTGCCAATGTTTCCTGTGCGGCGGCATACTAGAAGAATGGGATAAGGGAGACATACCAACAGTAGAGCACAAGAAATGGTTTGCAAAGTGTTATAATAGCATTGACGATTAG